A genome region from Glycine max cultivar Williams 82 chromosome 5, Glycine_max_v4.0, whole genome shotgun sequence includes the following:
- the LOC547945 gene encoding 50S ribosomal protein L22, chloroplastic, whose amino-acid sequence MAVSLAVNRPLLGLHENVPLAVAHPQFLPFKWPPKSKLPSVVGIRCSSSPFNDKTLISITPNTSHLNPNPLACRFHASQFGEQESNKYVEAYAVGRNIRMSANKARRVIDQIRGRKYDETLMVLELMPYRACEAILKIVFSAGANASNNLGLSKGSLVISKAEVNEGKTMKRVKPVARGRAHPIKKRTCHITITVKGLPSESVVEAKPA is encoded by the exons ATGGCCGTTTCTTTGGCAGTGAACCGTCCTCTGCTTGGTCTTCACGAGAATGTACCATTAGCTGTTGCTCATCCCCAATTCCTCCCGTTCAAATGGCCACCCAAGTCCAAACTCCCCTCCGTCGTCGGAATTCGATGCTCCTCCTCCCCTTTCAACGACAAAACCCTCATTTCCATCACACCTAACACTTCCCACCTCAATCCCAACCCTCTCGCTTGTCGCTTTCACGCTTCCCAGTTTGGAG AACAGGAGAGCAACAAATACGTGGAAGCCTATGCTGTAGGACGAAATATTCGTATGTCTGCTAATAAAGCTCGGAGAGTGATCGATCAGATTCGTGGACGTAAATATGACGAAACACTTATGGTATTAGAACTCATGCCTTATCGAGCCTGTGAAGCCATTCTCAAAATAGTGTTTTCGGCTGGAGCTAATGCTAGCAATAATCTGGGTTTAAGCAAAGGAAGTTTAGTTATCAGTAAAGCAGAGGTTAATGAAGGGAAAACAATGAAAAGGGTAAAACCTGTAGCTCGAGGGCGTGCCCATCCAATTAAAAAGCGCACTTGTCATATAACCATCACGGTAAAAGGCTTACCTAGTGAGTCCGTCGTGGAAGCAAAGCCTGCTTAA
- the LOC100796565 gene encoding eukaryotic translation initiation factor 5, which produces MALQNIGAGNSDDAFYRYKMPKMITKIEGRGNGIKTNIVNMVDIAKALARPPSYTTKYFGCELGAQSKFDEKVGTSHVNGAHDTAKLAALLEIFIKKYVQCYGCGNPETEILITKNQMIQLKCAACGFVSDVDMRDKLTSFIIKNPPETKKGSKDKKAMRRAEKERLKEGAAADEEQKKMKKETKKKSSSTSKDETTKLTSTKKKASGSDEDHRSPAHSQVDEKEEAPDEDDDDGEVQWLTDTSLEAAQQRIQEQLSAVTADMVMLSTDEPEKKEKASSKTSDGSENGNAMHYRKLVGEVKAILNKGVVASELQSHMEAIPAPAQEKISALIEALFEGIEKGFAKEVVKKKRYLAAAVSMEEGSHLLLLHAIEAFCLKSTSNALKEIPIVLKALYDSDLLEEEHIVQWYQEGLNGDNKDSQIWKKAKPLIEWLQSAESETEEE; this is translated from the coding sequence ATGGCCTTGCAGAACATTGGTGCTGGAAATAGTGATGATGCCTTCTATCGGTATAAGATGCCTAAAATGATTACCAAGATTGAGGGTAGAGGGAATGGCATCAAAACAAATATTGTCAACATGGTTGACATTGCCAAGGCATTGGCAAGGCCACCCTCTTACACAACCAAGTACTTTGGTTGCGAACTTGGGGCACAGTCTAAATTTGATGAGAAAGTTGGGACTTCTCATGTTAATGGGGCACATGACACTGCAAAACTTGCAGCTCTTCTTGAGATCTTTATCAAGAAATACGTCCAGTGTTATGGTTGTGGAAACCCTGAAACTGAGATATTGATTACTAAGAACCAAATGATCCAGCTGAAATGCGCTGCTTGTGGTTTTGTGTCAGATGTGGATATGAGAGACAAGCTGACTagctttattattaaaaacccTCCTGAAACAAAGAAAGGATCCAAAGACAAGAAGGCTATGAGGAGAGCCGAGAAGGAGAGACTGAAGGAAGGTGCAGCAGCTGACGaggaacaaaagaaaatgaagaaagagaCTAAGAAGAAAAGCTCGTCCACTTCCAAGGATGAGACCACAAAGTTGACCTCTACAAAGAAGAAAGCCAGTGGCTCTGATGAAGATCATCGATCTCCAGCTCACAGTCAAGTTGATGAGAAAGAAGAGGCtcctgatgaagatgatgatgatggtgaagtGCAGTGGCTAACAGATACGTCATTAGAGGCTGCTCAGCAGCGTATCCAAGAACAGCTAAGTGCCGTAACAGCTGATATGGTCATGCTCTCCACAGATGAGccagagaagaaggaaaaagcaTCAAGTAAGACAAGTGATGGTTCTGAAAATGGTAATGCGATGCACTACAGGAAACTGGTTGGAGAAGTGAAAGCAATCTTGAACAAAGGTGTTGTGGCGAGTGAATTGCAGTCCCATATGGAAGCAATTCCAGCACCAGCTCAAGAAAAGATCAGTGCTCTGATTGAGGCCTTATTTGAGGGTATTGAGAAAGGGTTTGCAAAAGAAGTGGTCAAGAAGAAGCGCTACCTTGCTGCTGCAGTTTCCATGGAGGAGGGATCACATTTGCTATTGCTTCATGCAATTGAGGCTTTCTGTCTAAAGTCCACTTCCAATGCTTTGAAGGAAATTCCCATTGTTTTGAAGGCACTTTATGATTCTGATCTGTTGGAGGAAGAGCACATCGTGCAGTGGTATCAAGAAGGGCTGAATGGCGACAACAAGGACTCTCAGATATGGAAGAAGGCCAAACCTTTGATTGAATGGCTTCAAAGTGCGGAATCAGAAACAGAGGAAGAGTAA